Proteins co-encoded in one Sediminispirochaeta bajacaliforniensis DSM 16054 genomic window:
- a CDS encoding TetR/AcrR family transcriptional regulator, translating into MSSRPLISACALKLFAERGYDAVGVQEIVDAAGITKPSLYHHFGSKRGLLEALIAPLFQEVNEALAHAASYHHDLPQNLDQAAACFFSFAEKQPLFSRLMLSMIHAPIKSEARLVIQPWLEEQYRTFETLFRLASGDHGNMKGRSKPFAATFLGMLHTYVSLFLDGNTGLDDRVRREAVRQFSHGIYS; encoded by the coding sequence ATGAGTAGCCGCCCTCTTATTAGTGCCTGTGCCCTCAAACTTTTTGCCGAACGTGGGTATGATGCCGTCGGCGTTCAGGAGATCGTCGATGCCGCAGGCATCACAAAGCCAAGTCTCTATCACCATTTCGGCAGCAAAAGGGGGCTGCTGGAAGCGCTTATCGCTCCCTTGTTTCAGGAAGTGAACGAGGCTTTGGCCCACGCAGCCTCGTACCATCACGATCTTCCCCAAAACCTGGACCAGGCTGCGGCTTGCTTTTTTTCCTTTGCCGAAAAACAACCGCTCTTTTCCCGGCTTATGCTTTCGATGATTCATGCTCCGATAAAGAGTGAGGCGCGCCTTGTCATACAGCCGTGGCTTGAAGAACAGTACCGCACCTTCGAAACCCTTTTTCGCCTGGCCTCCGGAGATCACGGCAACATGAAAGGACGGAGCAAGCCCTTTGCCGCTACCTTTCTCGGTATGCTCCACACCTATGTTTCCCTTTTTCTCGACGGAAACACGGGTTTGGATGACCGAGTTCGACGCGAGGCCGTTAGACAATTTTCCCACGGGATCTACTCGTAA
- a CDS encoding helix-turn-helix domain-containing protein, with the protein MSDLLKKETGKTTHEHIFYQVFEKAKSLLLGSDMTINEIAYELGFDYPHYFSRLFKKKIGVNLNIYRKKG; encoded by the coding sequence TTGAGTGATCTATTAAAAAAAGAAACCGGGAAAACTACGCATGAGCATATTTTCTATCAGGTTTTTGAAAAAGCCAAAAGCCTTCTTCTCGGCTCCGATATGACTATTAACGAAATAGCCTATGAACTTGGATTTGATTATCCTCATTACTTCAGCCGGTTGTTTAAGAAAAAAATCGGAGTTAATCTCAACATATATAGAAAGAAGGGATGA
- a CDS encoding nitrilase family protein, protein MNLAVAQFQPKDGDKTYNLSVIDELTGRAKAQKANLISFHEMSITAYTHTKDLDLYALKALAEEVPAGSSTKKLMQISSKHGIPILAGLVEIEGDKIYNTYICVDQNRLVAKYRKLHPFINTHMSPGAGYVLFDLLGWKCGILICYDNNVIENVRATALLGAEIIFAPHVTGCTPSAMPGRGYVEDSKWQNRKEDPVSLRMEFDGPKGRGWLMKWLPARAYDNGVYYAFTNPIGYDGEHLKCGNSMIIDPYGEILSEIRSFDDDITIAKIVKDKIQLSGGYRYRKARRTALYKDIIGQENLGTTKPQWLNSDCSSL, encoded by the coding sequence ATGAATTTGGCAGTCGCTCAGTTTCAACCCAAGGATGGAGATAAAACATATAATCTCTCTGTTATTGACGAATTGACAGGCAGAGCTAAAGCACAAAAAGCAAACCTGATAAGCTTTCACGAAATGTCCATTACAGCCTATACCCATACGAAGGATCTTGATCTGTATGCACTAAAAGCCCTTGCCGAAGAAGTTCCGGCTGGTTCCAGCACAAAAAAGCTGATGCAGATCTCCTCAAAACATGGGATTCCCATTTTGGCCGGACTGGTAGAGATTGAAGGCGATAAAATATACAATACGTATATTTGTGTTGACCAAAATCGGTTAGTTGCCAAATACAGAAAATTACATCCATTTATCAATACACATATGTCCCCGGGAGCGGGTTATGTATTATTTGATTTACTAGGTTGGAAGTGCGGGATTCTTATCTGCTATGATAATAATGTTATTGAAAATGTTAGAGCAACGGCCTTATTAGGAGCAGAAATCATTTTTGCACCTCATGTAACAGGATGCACTCCATCAGCCATGCCAGGCAGAGGATATGTAGAAGATTCAAAATGGCAAAATAGAAAAGAAGATCCCGTTTCGCTAAGAATGGAATTCGACGGCCCAAAGGGAAGAGGCTGGCTTATGAAGTGGTTACCCGCAAGAGCCTACGATAATGGAGTGTATTACGCTTTTACCAATCCTATAGGCTATGATGGAGAACATCTAAAATGTGGCAATTCCATGATTATCGACCCTTACGGTGAAATTCTTTCCGAGATCAGATCGTTCGATGATGATATTACAATAGCTAAAATTGTTAAGGACAAGATACAGCTTTCGGGAGGATATAGATACCGCAAGGCCCGCAGAACTGCATTATACAAAGATATTATTGGGCAGGAAAATCTCGGTACCACCAAACCCCAGTGGTTGAACAGCGACTGTTCTTCTTTATAG
- a CDS encoding DUF4386 domain-containing protein: MVEQRLFFFIGEVIPALTQSYQQTFESLIYVNAVQRFSCYILAQVDKAQGGIDMAKENIDEESIHTVSIIAGISFSIMTFAAFFASGFVYDNLIVSYDALTTARNIIESQSLFRAGLCGWLIIIVADVIVAWAFYLFFSCTDKKLSLLSSCLRFLYACILAIAVSCLTFVTILSDTNFARSMNTEQLYPQIMLFVNAFDAIWNWGLIIFGVHLLLTGIIAIRSNIVPTIMAIILIAASASYLIVNPAYMLLPRYSTTIEIIDKILKVPAMGEVAFGLWLFIRGGKKKYGKNFTAAIMKAGTIAF; the protein is encoded by the coding sequence GTGGTTGAACAGCGACTGTTCTTCTTTATAGGAGAAGTTATTCCCGCGCTTACTCAATCCTATCAGCAAACTTTCGAATCCTTGATTTACGTCAATGCAGTACAGCGTTTTTCGTGCTACATATTGGCACAAGTTGATAAGGCTCAAGGAGGAATTGACATGGCAAAAGAGAACATCGATGAAGAATCAATACATACTGTTTCCATAATTGCCGGTATTAGTTTCAGTATTATGACCTTTGCGGCTTTTTTTGCTTCCGGGTTTGTATATGACAATCTCATTGTATCATATGATGCATTGACTACGGCACGTAATATTATTGAATCACAGTCCTTATTTCGCGCTGGATTATGTGGCTGGTTAATAATCATTGTCGCAGATGTCATCGTTGCATGGGCCTTCTACCTTTTTTTCAGCTGTACCGATAAAAAACTATCCCTCTTATCCTCCTGTCTCCGTTTTCTTTATGCCTGTATCCTTGCCATTGCTGTCTCCTGTCTCACTTTTGTAACCATTCTAAGCGATACCAATTTTGCTCGGTCAATGAACACGGAACAATTGTATCCGCAGATAATGCTATTCGTTAACGCCTTTGACGCGATTTGGAATTGGGGACTCATCATTTTTGGAGTTCATCTTCTGCTCACGGGAATCATAGCAATAAGATCTAATATCGTACCGACGATTATGGCAATAATTCTAATCGCCGCATCCGCAAGCTACCTGATCGTCAACCCGGCCTATATGTTGCTTCCCCGCTATTCAACAACAATAGAGATCATAGACAAAATTCTTAAAGTGCCGGCGATGGGAGAGGTAGCGTTCGGCTTATGGTTATTTATACGGGGCGGGAAAAAGAAGTATGGTAAA